A genomic region of Thunnus albacares chromosome 4, fThuAlb1.1, whole genome shotgun sequence contains the following coding sequences:
- the tomm34 gene encoding mitochondrial import receptor subunit TOM34: protein MPQKQKSRSWTELKQAGNECFKTGQYGEATTLYSQAIKELERHSKKNPEDLGILYSNRAASYLKDGNCSECVKDCNMSLELFPFNVKSLLRRAAALEALERYRHAYVDYKTALQIDYNIAAAHDGTNRMTKALTEADGPSWREKLPPIPTVPLSVREKLSQNSAASAAQPNQPKPAPQQNGTRQTNKPAPSEKEIKKAQALKDEGNALVKKGEHKKAIEKYSQSLKHNPAEITTYTNRALCYLSVKQYRDAIRDCDEALMIDSSNVKALYRRAQAHKELKDTKACVDDLNSLLKVEPKNTAALKLLQEVQKKK from the exons ATGCCTCAGAAACAGAAGTCTCGGTCCTGGACGGAGTTGAAACAAGCTGGAAATGAATGTTTCAAGACGGGCCAGTACGGAGAGGCCACCACTCTCTACAGCCAGGCTATCAAAGAGCTGGAGAGGCACA GTAAAAAGAACCCAGAGGATTTGGGCATTTTGTACTCAAATCGTGCAGCCAGCTACCTGAAGGACGGCAACTGTAGCGAATGTGTGAAAGACTGCAATAT GTCTCTGGAGTTGTTCCCCTTCAATGTTAAGTCTCTTCTCCGTCGCGCCGCCGCTTTAGAAGCTCTGGAGCGTTACAGACACGCTTACGTAGACTACAAGACCGCTCTGCAGATCGACTACAACATCGCAGCGGCTCACGACGGCACCAACAG GATGACGAAGGCGCTGACAGAGGCAGACGGTCCATCATGGAGAGAAAAGCTTCCTCCCATCCCCACCGTTCCTCTGTCTGTCAGAGAGAAACTGTCCCAAAACTCTGCCGCCAGCGCTGCACAACCAAACCAACCCAAACCTGCACCGCAGCAGAACGGCaccagacaaacaaataaacccG CTCCCAGTGAAAAAGAAATCAAGAAAGCTCAGGCTCTGAAAGACGAAGGCAACGCCCTGGTGAAGAAAGGAGAGCATAAAAAAGCCATCGAGAAGTACAGCCAGAGCCTCAAACACAACCCCGCTGAGATCACAACCTACACCAACCG GGCGCTGTGCTACCTGTCAGTGAAGCAGTACAGAGACGCCATCAGAGACTGCGACGAGGCTCTGATGATCGACAGCAGCAACGTCAAGGCTCTCTACAGGAGGGCTCAGGCTCACAAGGAGCTCAAG GACACAAAAGCCTGTGTGGACGACCTCAACAGTCTGCTCAAAGTGGAACCAAAGAACACGGCCGccctgaagctgctgcaggaggtgcagaagaagaagtga